In Podarcis raffonei isolate rPodRaf1 chromosome 8, rPodRaf1.pri, whole genome shotgun sequence, the genomic window GCGTAGCAGGAAGGTGTTTGTTGGGCGTTGCACCGACGACATGACTGCAGATGAGCTCCGTCAGTTTTTTTCCCAGTATGGAGAAGTGGTTGATGTCTTCATCCCCAAACCCTTCAGAGCTTTTGCTTTTGTTACGTTTGCTGATGATCAGGTATTCATTCAGGGCCCTGATTTTTTGCTGATGTGTGGGCAACTTATTCTTAATCATTGTTCATTAAGTTTCTGTTTACTTATTGTGTATAAAAACCTTGTGCAGCAGGCTTATGAGTGTTAAGACAGACTAATTGTTGTCCTATTGAATGGCCATCTTTCATaaatactttagctgagattcctgcattgtggggggttggactaggtgatcctttccaactctacagttctatgaatctatTAATAGCATTCCTATTGGGTGCATATCACGTTCACTCTTAAGGTGGAAATTTGGAAAGCTTGACCCTGGAGGTACCCCTGTTCACTGACTTGCTTAACAGATGTAGCTGAATACTTATCCAACTTGTCAGTGTTCAGTTGCAGAGCTAGACACAAGGCAAGCCTTGTCCACTGGAATTAGTAGCCTCTAAACTTATTGCCTTAATTGTCTAAGCATACATATTGCGCATTTGTAGCACACCAACTGATTGAAAGGAGACTGAGGGGTGAAGAGGAAAAAACTCCTAGTTCTAGAACCTTTTCAGCTTGTTGCTGAGAAGCAGTATGTTCTTGCCACAGACCACTTGTTGAGTCACTGTTTACAAGTCTGTGCAAAGTAATCTTACTGAACAGTAAACTGTATAAATTGTTATTGATATAAAGATAGCATCTTTGTCTTAGAAATCTTAAATGAAGGTGATGTGAGCAAATGTGCTGCTTCTTCCCTTGGCTGTTCATATTGAGCAGAAACAGTAAAGAGGTCCAGTGCACTTAAAATGGAATGTTCTCATTCTACAGTGTCATTCTTTACGAGGACTGAATTTTCAATTGCAATGAGGGGACCAATATTACTTTTGAAGTAGTGCTGTGTACATATCCTAAGTACTTTTTTACTGTCATAGACCAGGATAAGCATAAAACATAAAATTAAGCCCTATAGTTTTGTATGCTACTTCGGTTTAAAGTTGCTTGCTTGTGCCTGATTTTTGTTTTCACAGTTACTCAGTCTGTGTACCTTATTTCTTATAGGTTGCCCAGTCCCTTTGTGGCGAGGACTTGATCATAAAAGGAATCAGCGTCCATATATCCAATGCTGAACCTAAGCATAATAGCAGTAGACAACTAGAAAGAGGTGGAAGATTTGGTGGTAATCCAGGAGGCTTTGGGAATCAGGGTGGATTTCCTAACCGGGGGGGAGGTGGTGGAGGTGGAGGGTTGGGAAACAACCAGGGCAGTAACATGGGTGGTGGGATGAACTTTGGAGCCTTTAGTATCAACCCAGCCATGATGGCAGCAGCTCAGGCAGCGCTCCAAAGCAGTTGGGGGATGATGGGCATGCTAGCTAGCCAGCAAAACCAGTCTGGGCCATCGGGGAACAACCAGCCACAAGGCAACATGCAGAGGGAGCAGAGCCAGGGCTTTAGTTCAGGGAGTAATTCTTATGGAGGCTCTAACTCGGGTGCAGCAATAGGGTGGGGCTCATCAAATACGGGCTCTAGCAGTGGTTTTAATGGTGGTTTTGGCTCAAGCATGGAATCCAAATCATCTGGCTGGGGAATGTAGGCAACCTAATAACTGACTCTGTGGTgggaaatcagattttttttctagAGCTCCTGGTAAGTATATTATAAGATGCATATACtgaaacaaaactaaacaaaaaaaaatccaaatttgTTCAGCGTGTAGTATATTTCAACAatatttttgacaaatttttctTTTCTAATGGGGAATAAAAGGAAGATTAAATGGAGTTTTATAGGTTTTGTTACAATGAGTTGGAATACATGAGTTGGGATATTGAGTGGTTTGAAAGTGAACTGCTGTTCGCCTGACTGGTAAACGGACGCTCTGCAATTTGATAGGAATTCGTAAAAATTTGATTCCTCATTTCCTAGTCAGCTGAGATCTTTGCATGTTTCAAAAATGGAAGCCATTTTTCAGAAACAGCATCCTTTCCTTgttagtttttttttctttaaaaatttaatTTGATCCCCCGCCATaagaatttttctctctctttctctccctccccctcccccaaatgtccTGTGTGGAGAATGCAATGTTGGTGtcggctttttttccttttaacacTGTCTCCCCTCCTCATACTAAAGTACGGTATGAAGACCTCATTTAATCCTTGCAGTTCATCTCATTTCAAATGTGTATGGAAGAAGCACTTCATTGAAAGCAGTGCAGTTAAAAAAAACCTGCCTTAGGAATACTCCTGTCTCCATGCTTTCCTCATCCAAGACTCCTTCATCACACTGCACATGCTACGTCTTAAGACGGTGGGTGTTCCATTTTTATCCGCTACTCTTTTTATTTCATGGAGTCGTATTCAACGCTATGAACGCAAGGCTGTGAGATGGAACCAGAAGGCTTGTTTGA contains:
- the TARDBP gene encoding TAR DNA-binding protein 43 isoform X1; the protein is MSEYIRVTEDENEEPIEIPSEDDGTVLLSTVTAQFPGACGLRYRNPVSQCMRGVRLVEGILHAPDNGWGNLVYVVNYPKDNKRKMDEADASSAVKVKRAVQKTSDLIVLGLPWKTTEQDLKEYFSTFGEVLMVQVKKDIKTGHSKGFGFVRFTDYETQVKVMSQRHMIDGRWCDCKLPNSKQSPDEPLRSRKVFVGRCTDDMTADELRQFFSQYGEVVDVFIPKPFRAFAFVTFADDQVAQSLCGEDLIIKGISVHISNAEPKHNSSRQLERGGRFGGNPGGFGNQGGFPNRGGGGGGGGLGNNQGSNMGGGMNFGAFSINPAMMAAAQAALQSSWGMMGMLASQQNQSGPSGNNQPQGNMQREQSQGFSSGSNSYGGSNSGAAIGWGSSNTGSSSGFNGGFGSSMESKSSGWGM